In Aspergillus flavus chromosome 3, complete sequence, one genomic interval encodes:
- a CDS encoding SNF2 family N-terminal domain-containing protein, with the protein MTKPRKRVSASARARELRSSIMSINVQKGSKRDFATIAADNPPTESSEAALAQALQLQEYQESSPKRRKARNGVSFALEDSTDNDSVLTGLRSNEGKDTGVKTRKRCPARKTRNSVRGMVSDSESSTNLEDESWDEQEYISESDSMSSVGIDPVSQSIMDSAGSRAGARTRAQASMASLPTEPLVRRPGMSYRALRERKKLERQHPYIMKMWDELRNNPPIIPVAAEQPPGISRNLKSFQLEGLNWMTRQEGSQYKGGLLGDEMGMGKTIQAVSLLMSDYPVGQPSLVVVPPVALMQWQSEIKEYTNGQLKVLVYHNSNSKVKSLSEKDLLTYDVIMISYSGLESIHRKEWKGWNRGDGIVKADSIIHSIHYHRLILDEAHSIKQRTTSVARACFALKAKYKWCLSGTPVQNRIGEFFSLLRFLEIRPFACYFCKQCNCQELHWSQDEGKRCTHCKHSGFSHVSIFNQEILNPITERNNPEARTEALSKLRLITDRIMLRRIKRDHTASMELPPKRVVLHNEFFGEIERDFSRSIMTNSTRQFDTYVSRGVMLNNYANIFGLIMQMRQVANHPDLILKKHAQSGQNVLVCSICDEPAEEAIRSRCHHEFCRRCAKDYVQSFNTGTVIDCPRCHIPLSIDFEQPDIEQEEEHIKKNSIINRIRMENWTSSTKIEMLVYELYKLRSKKQTHKSIVFSQFTSMLQLVEWRLRRAGFNTVMLDGTMTPAQRQKSIDFFMNNVDVEVFLVSLKAGGVALNLTEASRVFIVDPWWNPAAEWQSADRCHRIGQRRPCVITRLCIEDSVESRIVLLQEKKANLINGTINKDQGEALEKLTPEDMQFLFRGS; encoded by the exons ATGACCAAACCAAGGAAAAGAGTTAGTGCTTCCGCTCGCGCTCGGGAACTGCGTTCAAGTATAATGTCCATCAACGTGCAAAAAGGATCCAAAAGAGATTTTGCGACTATAGCTGCAGACAATCCTCCTACTGAAAGCTCAGAGGCAGCCTTGGCTCAGgctcttcagcttcaagaaTATCAAGAGTCATCTCCAAAACGACGCAAGGCTCGAAATGGCGTTAGTTTTGCATTAGAGGACTCTACTGACAACGATAGTGTTTTGACTGGATTAAGGTCCAACGAAGGGAAGGACACTGGAGTGAAAACAAGGAAGCGGTGCCCTGCACGCAAGACGAGGAACTCTGTTCGGGGTATGGTATCAGATAGCGAAAGTAGCACAAACTTGGAGGATGAGTCTTGGGATGAACAAGAATATATCTCCGAAAGTGACTCTATGTCAAGTGTGGGTATTGATCCTGTCAGTCAGAGCATCATGGACTCAGCTGGTTCAAGAGCGGGCGCTCGAACGCGGGCACAGGCTTCTATGGCTTCCTTGCCCACTGAACCGCTAGTTAGACGGCCAGGGATGTCCTATCGT GCATTGAGAGAGCGAAAGAAACTCGAGAGGCAACATCCATATATCATGAAAATGTGGGATGAACTACGAAACAATCCTCCTATCATCCCAGTTGCAGCAGAACAACCCCCTGGCATATCGAGAAATCTCAAGTCATTCCAACTGGAAGGTCTGAATTGGATGACGCGGCAAGAGGGCTCCCAGTATAAGGGTGGCTTACTAGGCGATGAGATGGGCATGGGAAAGACGATCCAGGCGGTTTCCCTTCTCATGTCTGATTATCCTGTCGGGCAGCCATCCCTTGTTGTTGTTCCCCCTGTTGCTCTGATGCAGTGGCAATCTGAGATCAAG GAGTACACGAACGGCCAATTAAAGGTTCTCGTATACCACAATTCGAATTCCAAAGTCAAGTCGCTCTCAGAAAAAGATCTTCTAACATATGACGTGATTATGATCTCCT ATTCCGGCCTTGAGTCAATACACCGAAAAGAATGGAAGGGGTGGAATCGCGGCGATGGGATTGTAAAGGCAGATA GCATTATCCACTCCATCCACTATCATCGTCTTATTCTAGATGAAGCTCATAGTATCAAG CAACGCACTACGAGTGTCGCTCGTGCGTGTTTCGCACTCAAAGCCAAATATAAATGGTGCCTTTCTGGTACCCCTGTTCAAAACCGAATCGGGGagttcttctctctcctacGCTTTTTAGAGATTCGCCCCTTTGCTTGCTATTTTTGCAAACAGTGCAATTGCCAGGAACTCCATTGGTCGCAAGATGAGGGGAAACGCTGTACCCATTGTAAACACAG TGGATTTAGTCATGTCTCAATTTTTAATCAGGAGATTTTAAACCCTA TCACCGAGAGAAATAATCCGGAAGCTCGAACGGAAGCACTGTCCAAGCTACGTTTAATTACTGACAGAATAATGCTAAGACGCATTAAGCGAGATCATACGGCTTCAATGGAGCTTCCACCGAAACG TGTTGTTCTACACAACGAATTTTTTGGGGAGATCGAACGCGACTTTTCCAGAAGCATCATGACTAACTCAACGCGGCAGTTCGATACATATGTGAGCCGTGGTGTAATGCTGAATAACTATGCCAATATCTTTGGACTTATTATGCAGATGCGGCAAGTTGCAAACCACCCAGATCTGATTTTGAAAAAGCACGCCCAGAGTGGCCAGAACGTTCTTGTCTGCAGTATTTGCGATGAGCCAGCGGAGGAAGCAATTCGGTCTCGCTGCCACCATGAATTCTGTCGCCGATGTGCCAAGGACTATGTGCAATCGTTTAATACGGGTACAGTTATCGATTGTCCTAGGTGCCATATCCCACTCTCAATTGATTTCGAGCAGCCGGATatagagcaagaagaagagcatatCAAGAAAAATTCCATAATAAATCGAATTCGAATGGAAAATTGGACATCCTCAACGAAGATCGAGATGCTCGTCTATGAGCTTTACAAACTGAGAAGCAAGAAGCAAACGCATAAAtccatcgtcttctcccAGTTTACTTCAATGTTACAGCTTGTTGAATGGCGTCTACGACGGGCTGGATTTAACACCGTCATGCTTGATGGAACTATGACGCCTGCACAACGGCAGAAGTCAATTGACTTTTTCATGAACAATGTAGATGTCGAGGTATTTCTTGTGTCCCTCAAAGCAGGGGGCGTGGCCCTGAACCTCACTGAGGCATCAAGAGTTTTCATTGTTGACCC atgGTGGAACCCAGCCGCTGAGTGGCAAAGTGCTGACCGATGCCACCGGATCGGTCAACGTCGGCCTTGTGTTATTACACGGCTGTGCATTGAGGATTCAGTTGAATCTCGGATTGTTTTACtgcaggaaaagaaggccAACTTGATCAATGGAACCATCAACAAGGATCAAGGAGAggctttggagaagctcaccCCAGAGGATATGCAATTCTTATTTCGGGGCTCTTAA
- a CDS encoding leucine rich repeat protein encodes MVNRRQTRNQIRGPHSALTDFLASNNISAAQIREDYRRRLEEAEHQGASEEPSEPAENDEAEQSLDESSEQRKNRKRKEAANLAKIKQSKEFARRKARRIGEPDDDDNRIAREIIYQRSRPMPGQLENCETCSKRFTVTPYSKTGPNGGLLCTKCSRSLEDDGKKPKAKKRGPRTGRRQNQSNLLDGIAQQGALSLAEMCTKKVADNINDIEEFGDLPSPLLHRLSQILSKRRALTSRTLNLFLRPDLDSINIYDSAKLETNDFQKIFAFMPTLTNVNLRFAGQLKNTVIEYLLGRDLRLKYLQLDAANLVSDSHWRRLFEKLGPQLEALKLSNLDFSLDDETVEVLCRNCTELRRLKLKQCWKVGHISLQALSSLTSLEHLSLDLVQETSNDSLIKVVSTVGPRLHTLSLEGFPNADNCLLETIHDKCRSLSKLRLSGNVVCTDEGFAKLFTGWPNPPLEYVDFSSTRDVENSNLDGSRDAIGLASEGLIALMDHSGSAIQKLNISSCRHVSRAAFEEIFSDGKVYPNMKELDVSFHTVMDDYLISRILQCCPVIKKLVAFACFNVRDVRIPVGVAMIGGLKAQDTIVTEGRS; translated from the exons AT GGTGAACAGAAGACAAACCAGAAACCAAATTAGAGGCCC ACACTCTGCCCTTACTGACTTTTTGGCT TCTAACAATATATCGGCTGCTCAAATTCGTGAAGATTACCGAAGACGCCTAGAGGAGGCTGAACATCAGGGTGCCAGCGAAGAACCATCAGAGCCCGCAGAGAACGACGAAGCTGAACAGAGCCTCGATGAATCCTCGGAGCAGAGAAAGAATCGTAAGCGAAAGGAAGCCGCCAATTTAGCAAAAATCAAACAGAGCAAAGAGTTCGCACGTCGCAAAGCTCGTCGAATAGGGGAGCCAGATGATGACGATAATCGCATTGCAAGAGAGATCATATATCAGAGATCTCGACCCATGCCAGGTCAATTAGAGAACTGTGAAACTTGCAGTAAACGCTTCACAGTTACTCCATATAGCAAAACAGGCCCCAATGGGGGGCTCCTTTGTACGAAATGCTCCAGGAGTTTAGAAgatgatggaaagaaacctAAGGCTAAGAAACGTGGACCAAGGACTGGACGGCGTCAGAATCAGAGCAATCTACTTGACGGTATAGCCCAACAAGGTGCTTTGAGCTTGGCCGAAATGTGTACGAAG AAAGTTGCTGATAATATCAACGATATTGAAGAATTTGGGGACTTGCCTTCCCCACTACTACATCGCCTTAGCCAGATTCTATCCAAGAGACGTGCCTTGACATCGAGGACCCTCAATCTGTTTCTGCGACCTGACCTGGACTCAATTAACATTTACGACTCCGCTA AACTCGAGACAAACGATTTCCAAAAGATCTTTGCCTTCATGCCTACTCTTACGAATGTTAACCTTCGCTTTGCTGGTCAACTGAAAAATACAGTCATCGAGTATTTACTGGGGCGTGATCTGAGGTTAAAATATTTGCAGTTGGATGCTGCTAACCTGGTTTCAGACTCACATTGGCGACGCCTGTTCGAAAAACTGGGTCCCCAGTTAGAAGCCCTAAAATTGTCCAACCTTGATTTTTCCCTTGACGATGAGACCGTTGAAGTACTGTGTAGAAACTGCACAGAACTTCGTCGTCTGAAGTTGAAGCAATGCTGGAAGGTTGGCCATATCTCCTTGCAAGCTCTCTCGTCCTTGACATCATTAGAGCATCTGTCTCTAGATCTCGTTCAAGAGACATCAAACGACAGCCTTATTAAAGTAGTCTCTACGGTCGGCCCAAGGTTACATACACTATCGTTAGAAGGTTTTCCCAATGCGGACAATTGCCTTCTAGAGACCATCCATGATAAATGCCGATCCCTTTCAAAACTTCGTTTGTCAGGCAACGTTGTGTGCACTGACGAAGGTTTCGCGAAACTGTTCACTGGGTGGCCAAACCCTCCTCTGGAATATGTTGATTTCTCCTCTACACGAGATGTGGAGAACTCAAATCTGGACGGCTCTAGAGATGCAATTGGACTTGCCTCTGAAGGCCTCATTGCCCTCATGGATCACTCAGGCTCAGCAATACAGAAACTGAATATATCATCCTGTCGCCACGTATCGCGTGCTGCCTTCGAGGAAATATTCTCAGATGGGAAAGTCTATCCCAATATGAAGGAATTGGATGTCTCTTTCCATACCGTCATGGACGATTACCTCATAAGTCGAATATTACAATGCTGTCCAGTAATCAAAAAGCTGGTCGCTTTCGCATGCTTCAATGTGAGAGATGTCCGGATCCCCGTGGGTGTTGCGATGATTGGAGGACTTAAAGCACAAGACACAATCGTTACCGAAGGCAGGTCCTAA
- a CDS encoding DNA-directed RNA polymerase II subunit RPB11a — protein MSFSKEYILSKEMAYARWINANGSSPRNGCQSTVKVSHDQQPSYESFVLANGENKVEMEIDTRIPSSAIFTFNKEDHTLGNLIRSRLLQSSHVLFAAYKVPHPLVPKFELRVQTDGEITPKEAVIAACHELVRDLGILSREFTKEYELRKMVGATQQQQDGVQDGA, from the exons ATGAGTTTCAGCaaagaatatattctttCCAAGGAGATGGCCTACGCACGTTGGATAAATGCGAACGGCAGTTCTCCACGTAACGGCTGCCAATCTACTGTCAAAGTCTCACATGACCAGCAACCTAG TTATGAATCATTCGTCCTTGCGAATGGCGAGAACAAAGTTGAGATGGAAATTGATACAC GTATTCCCTCCTCTGCCATCTTCACTTTCAATAAGGAAGACCATACTCTCGGAAACCTAATTCGCTCCCGCCTTCTCCAGAGCTCCCATGTGCTCTTTGCTGCGTACAAG GTTCCACATCCACTTGTGCCAAAGTTCGAACTCCGTGTACAGACCGATGGTGAGATCACCCCTAAGGAAGCCGTCATTGCTGCATGCCACGAACTCGTTCGAGACCTGGGCATCTTATCACGTGAATTCACCAAGGAGTATGAACTCCGCAAGATGGTGGGAGCCActcagcagcaacaggaCGGTGTACAGGATGGAGCCTAG
- a CDS encoding putative actin cortical patch assembly protein Pan1: protein MYSSSNSFMGGANSARPGQPPFMQQPSYGQQTTQQQQQHQTGLAPQPNGYGSQLSGFGGSHLQPQPTGFSPGQLQSQMTGFPQLQQQPGFQTSAQPPQLTGYSIQSQAPQLQVPSSTGLPVRLAPQTSSEIADSFRGSAGAAPPPPPKTAGSKIPNIRLSFITAQDQAKFEQLFKSAVGDSQTMSGEKAKDLLLRSRLPGSDLSKIWVLSDTTKSGQLFFPEFALAMYLCNIRITGRGLPDALPEKIKNEVSSMVDIISFQVPDTQPEMAFPTNAPKFDAPLLENKSAPPAPQQPQPQQPTHSQLLTQLTAQPTGFHTQPTGIQSTQASFPGQSSSLVPQATAFPGQSQQQFLQTQPTGLMSNPQPTGYSGFRPPVPPMPTSLGPNLSPAQTGGVSGLVAQPTGVPGQWGFVNAPSSGLPNIEALKQQLMPQPGREGGFSAAGLSGNAHIPWAITKEEKKIYDDLFRAWDGFHKGFIGGDTAIEIMGQSGLDQKDLERIWTLADPHNRGRLNMDEFAVAMHLIYRKLNGYPVPNRLPPELVPPSTRNLNDSIGTIKSMLSQDAESRKASGAFLQPQKTGVSYLKDHSFRGGSGVSPGFGRKDATLFKNNDEAASGYRSSARRRVGNNGRTPSPATSQTSEEELSVGQLRKKIRETQIMLDAVDFQDENRAEEEDALDRRDRREVESLLDRIRRVQDDIDTHPDAAFRNLDNGAERRSLRRQLQSYEDQVPQVASDVRRVEREIAEAKLELFRLKDAKAHPNSASNIVGTGPGGAVTEADRIKARARARMQARAAELAGRPTPSSQEDDGAAARRVEAESAKVKADREKNDAMTRDVEDSVKDFARSLEDTLKDASENSTREHERRRWEDALGVEDVIRDFIYDLKRNSRTAYVRKEEASRSMHEEHERSRYDEAPATRPSPPPSTGSTGSLPGSTHEDRVAAARERAQKRIAERMAAAGLKPHNNTAETLLQRQEREKKEREDRLKQAEEEDTRREQERQRRLAEEQGGSMAQPAKPASKKPPPAPPSRRGRTDSAGQAEAKRAAEESAIVEQAAREQTIREEEEAQQERKRLEDDARKREEEFQREKEAQEARLRALQEQVQQGKIKKQEAKRRKEEADRLAKEQEAKLTVQRAELEMAKERERQLQLELEALDEESSSDEEGPENITPQHSTPGQSQILPEVDIAAPVAPSALVPPVPGPEPDRPTSATSSPTSDRTGLAHLPLETESKNPYFKKISLPAESQVATPQPISKAPVTSPKADVQSTNPFHRLAQQQENAKPAFTAAGPIERVSRARPEVDDDWSAAGSDFDSSDDDDDDDERPGGGSAKQLASILFGTMAPPRPLSAMDDKSPSKPSTPAPDTPVAASTAPEADGTLSIPSASIPPPPPPVVAQVPSIALSSGPPDAPPPPPPPPVPHMAPSAPPPGIPPPPAPPAAPAGAPNRSALLASIQAGKGLRKVQTNDRSLSSVAGRVLD from the exons ATGTACTCTTCGTCGAATTCCTTTATGGGCGGCGCCAACAGCGCCCGCCCGGGACAACCACCTTTCATGCAGCAGCCTTCATACGGACAGCAAACgacccagcagcagcaacagcatcagACGGGTCTTGCCCCTCAACCTAACGGATATGGTTCCCAATTGTCTGGCTTCGGAGGCTCTCATCTGCAGCCTCAACCCACAGGGTTCTCTCCTGGGCAGTTACAATCACAGATGACAGGTTTTCCACAACTGCAGCAGCAACCTGGCTTCCAGACCTCAGCTCAGCCGCCCCAGCTCACGGGATACTCTATTCAGAGTCAAGCCCCGCAGCTCCAAGTCCCTTCGAGTACCGGCCTACCAGTCCGGCTGGCCCCTCAGACATCATCCGAGATAGCAGACTCCTTCAGGGGTAGCGCTGGTGCCGCTCCGCCCCCGCCCCCCAAAACCGCAGGAAGCAAAATTCCCAACATTCGGCTGTCATTCATCACCGCACAAGACCAGGCTAAATTCGAACAGCTGTTTAAGTCAGCGGTCGGAGATAGTCAGACGATGAGTGGAGAGAAGGCTAAAGACCTGCTTCTGCGGTCAAGGCTTCCAGGAAGCGATCTGTCGAAAATTTGGGTCTTGTCAGACACCACGAAGTCGGGCCAATTGTTTTTTCCAGAGTTCGCTTTGGCTATGTATCTGTGCAACATACGGATTACAGGCAGAGGCTTGCCAGATGCCCTTCCCGAGAAGATAAAGAATGAAGTTTCTAGTATGGtagatatcatttcctttcagGTTCCTGACACGCAGCCAGAGATGGCCTTTCCCACAAATGCTCCGAAATTCGATGCGCCGTTACTAGAGAACAAATctgctcctccagctcctcagcaACCGCAACCTCAACAGCCGACACATTCTCAGCTTCTCACGCAGCTCACAGCGCAACCGACAGGGTTTCACACTCAGCCGACTGGCATTCAATCTACTcaagcttcttttcctggccAAAGCTCAAGTCTAGTCCCGCAAGCTACGGCATTCCCCGGGCAGTCCCAGCAACAATTTTTACAAACTCAACCAACAGGACTTATGTCTAATCCCCAGCCTACAGGCTATAGTGGATTCCGTCCTCCGGTGCCACCGATGCCCACGAGCCTCGGGCCCAACCTTAGTCCCGCACAGACTGGTGGGGTTTCTGGTTTAGTCGCCCAGCCTACTGGAGTCCCCGGCCAGTGGGGCTTTGTCAATGCTCCGTCTTCTGGATTGCCCAATATAGAAGCCCTCAAGCAGCAACTAATGCCCCAACCGGGCCGTGAGGGCGGGTTTTCAGCCGCTGGTCTTTCTGGAAATGCTCACATACCGTGGGCGATCAccaaagaggagaagaaaatctATGATGATCTTTTTCGGGCATGGGATGGATTTCATAAGGGCTTCATTGGTGGTGATACTGCTATCGAAATCATGGGGCAAAGTGGGCTGGATCAGAAAGATCTCGAGCGTATTTGGACACTGGCGGACCCCCACAACAGAGGCCGGCTCAACATGGATGAATTCGCTGTGGCGATGCATTTGATATACAGAAAGCTGAATGGGTATCCGGTCCCCAACCGTCTCCCACCGGAGCTAGTGCCCCCATCAACAAGAAATCTCAATGACTCGATAGGCACAATAAAGTCGATGCTCTCTCAAGATGCGGAAAGTCGAAAGGCGTCCGGTGCTTTTCTACAACCACAGAAAACCGGTGTAAGTTATCTCAAAGATCACTCATTCCGTGGGGGCAGTGGAGTGTCTCCCGGGTTTGGCCGCAAAGATGCCACTTTGTTCAAGAACAATGACGAAGCTGCCTCTGGGTATCGTTCTAGCGCCCGTCGCCGTGTTGGAAATAATGGTCGGACGCCGTCGCCTGCTACTTCGCAAACATCTGAAGAAGAGTTGTCCGTTGGGCaactgaggaagaagatacGCGAGACACAAATCATGTTGGATGCAGTCGACTTCCAGGACGAGAATCgcgccgaggaagaagacgctCTGGACCGTAGAGATCGTCGGGAAGTTGAGAGCCTTTTGGATCGAATCCGACGTGTTCAGGATGACATTGACACACACCCGGATGCGGCCTTCCGCAACCTTGACAACGGTGCCGAGCGAAGGTCCCTACGGCGTCAGCTGCAATCTTATGAGGACCAAGTTCCTCAAGTAGCTTCAGATGTCCGACGGGTTGAACGAGAGATTGCTGAGGCTAAACTCGAGCTCTTCCGCCTAAAGGATGCAAAGGCTCACCCCAATAGTGCGTCGAATATCGTGGGAACTGGTCCAGGAGGTGCAGTGACAGAGGCGGATCGTATCAAGGCTCGTGCTCGTGCTAGAATGCAAGCTCGTGCAGCCGAGCTCGCCGGTAGACCCACACCGTCCTcgcaagaagatgatggagcCGCGGCTCGACGAGTTGAAGCTGAAAGCGCCAAAGTTAAGGCagacagagaaaagaatgatgcCATGACTCGTGATGTGGAGGACAGTGTAAAAGACTTTGCTCGAAGTCTGGAGGATACTCTGAAGGATGCGAGTGAGAATTCAACGCGCGAGCACGAAAGGCGGCGGTGGGAAGATGCTCTGGGAGTTGAGGATGTGATTCGAGACTTTATTTACGATCTGAAACGTAACAGTCGAACCGCATATGTTCGGAAGGAAGA GGCATCGCGGTCCATGCACGAGGAGCATGAGCGTTCCCGATACGATGAAGCGCCCGCTACTCGGCCATCTCCTCCCCCTTCCACTGGCTCCACGGGGTCATTGCCTGGTTCTACCCACGAGGATCGTGTTGCCGCTGCAAGGGAACGTGCGCAGAAGCGCATCGCTGAACGAATGGCAGCTGCTGGCCTCAAGCCTCACAATAACACCGCGGAAACCCTCCTTCAGCGTCAGGAACGCGAGAAAAAGGAACGCGAGGACCGGTTGAAGcaagcggaagaagaagataccAGGCGCGAGCAAGAAAGGCAGCGTCGACTGGCCGAAGAACAGGGTGGTTCAATGGCGCAACCTGCTAAACCAGCGTCTAAGAAACCCCCACCGGCTCCACCTTCGAGACGGGGCCGTACTGACAGCGCGGGACAGGCGGAGGCTAAAAGGGCAGCGGAAGAATCAGCCATAGTAGAGCAGGCCGCCCGAGAGCAAACCAtccgcgaagaagaagaagcacagCAGGAAAGAAAACGTCTTGA GGATGATGCCAGGAAACGGGAAGAGGAGTTccagagagagaaggaggcacAAGAAGCCCGCCTCCGAGCACTCCAAGAACAGGTGCAGCAAGGCAAGATAAAAAAGCAGGAAGCGAAGCggcggaaagaagaagcagaccGATTAGCAAAAGAGCAGGAAGCTAAGCTTACTGTTCAACGTGCTGAACTCGAAATGGCTAAAGAACGGGAACGCCAACTTCAATTGGAGTTGGAAGCCCTAGATGAAGAAAGCTCCTCGGACGAAGAAGGCCCGGAGAATATCACTCCTCAGCATAGCACCCCTGGTCAGAGTCAGATTCTTCCCGAAGTCGACATTGCAGCGCCTGTTGCTCCCTCAGCTCTAGTCCCTCCTGTTCCTGGACCAGAGCCGGATAGACCGACTAGTGCTACGAGCTCTCCAACCAGCGATCGCACCGGATTAGCCCACCTCCCTCTAGAAACTGAATCTAAGAACCCTTATTTCAAGAAGATCAGTCTGCCTGCCGAGAGCCAAGTTGCCACACCACAACCCATTTCTAAGGCACCTGTAACTTCCCCCAAAGCTGACGTTCAGTCAACTAACCCTTTCCATCGGCTTGCACAGCAGCAAGAGAACGCGAAGCCTGCATTTACAGCAGCGGGACCGATAGAACGTGTGTCCCGCGCCCGGCCTGAGGTGGATGACGACTGGTCCGCGGCAGGGTCAGACTTCGACTCatctgatgatgatgacgatgatgatgagcgGCCTGGCGGTGGAAGTGCGAAGCAGCTCGCAAGCATACTATTCGGTACTATGGCTCCACCACGACCTTTGAGTGCGATGGACGACAAATCTCCTTCGAAACCATCTACTCCTGCACCAGACACTCCAGTAGCCGCTTCAACGGCACCCGAGGCAGATGGAACCTTGTCTATTCCCTCTGCTTCTATCCCACCTCCACCCCCACCAGTGGTAGCACAGGTTCCCTCAATAGCGCTCAGTTCTGGTCCTCCAGATGCTCCTCCCCCACCGCCGCCACCGCCTGTGCCTCATATGGCCCCCTCGGCTCCTCCTCCAGGGATTCCTCCACCACCCGCTCCTCCGGCTGCACCGGCAGGAGCACCTAATCGAAGCGCTCTACTAGCCTCGATTCAAGCGGGTAAAGGTCTCAGGAAAGTTCAGACGAATGACCGGAGTCTTAGCTCTGTTGCAGGTAGAGTGCTCGATTAG